The region GCGACTACACACCCATGTATGCGGCAGCACACTcctgtgtgcggccacacactcatgtgtgcggcaGCACACACACATTTGTGCGACCATAAACCCATTTCTAAGACCCTAAACTTGTACTATAACCAAATATGGGCCTAGGacacttcatggatgcaagtattgtcacacccccgaaccgaacggcggaaacgttcgagagctcttgtgactcaaattgaataccatcacaatgaatatacatgaatcataacacaaatcatcaccatgcattggaatattacaactgatattgtttacattcagtacattgttttaaacgtTACAATTCCATAACATAGACTGTCTAATAGATAgtttaagcaaaacaccatgacatgacttggtacttattcttcggcctatttgttacctgagaatacaagttattttgaaaaacatcaacatatgaaatgttggtgagttcataagtaatgttatggaaaaatgattttcgTGAAGTTGAAacacccagaaaatctgatattttctgaaaagaataattgtttataaaaaaaaagtgtgaagatccgtaaatatgcttgttgattttgaaaacatgtataattattgaactttgtatacatcacacaggtgaaaatgttgaactttccgggaaaacccgatgttttcccaatacgcaaattacatgacttgtttactgttataccgatacgacgaatgtttttgattacccaggtgacattggattaactAGGGTTTGTGAGTGGttacaatcacgcattaatgaaaatgactagtttataactacaggttACGAACGATCCCTAAGgcatcgtccgtactactcatacaatccaaccaccctgacttctcttgattaACGCCACGAATCTGGTTACTTGAATTCTCATCAGCCCAACAACCGAgaagaaaggagggtacgaagcccccttttatttccataagttattcaaggctatcgggaatgcgaaaggcacttggcccaactcgcatttgacttctcaacctcgctagcagtactaatggaccattagggcccaatagcacaatagagctattgaaagtccttttacatgtaattgggtcatagaaggcccattaacatgtaagcgcgttcccttcgcgcccaaagatcatgttattgggctagcaaggcccaaaaagcacaatttgaaactttcaagcccaaagattgaatgttgactCCTTGTAGTTATCACATGTTTATTGAAATACTATGgtgtatttatttttgttttgttattgattcgagaccgaatctattcgttttgtaacgatattggttgttgagagtgtatttgtttttacGTTTcatcggtagtcgtggatcttgtattttgtcttaatgaattaatttgtttaaaagtaagatttttaccttttcacaacctttcttttataaaaatagcacttttagtcctttatataaaagaattccattttagtccttgaaacatcattttgacacttttgtatcataaacttgttgaaaagacatttttagcccaaatttattttgtaaacagctttagtccttccagaatgatgttttctcggttaaaaccctCAATTTCGCAACTTTgatagttttggcccaaaatagaaaatttttacatttttgatcctttttgaatttgaaaagcatttttgaccattGGAATTGTTTTATTACActtcaaatcccctgttttacagaaagttgcattttcagcccctcaaatttAGAAATTTCGCGTTTTgaagcttattgggccgaaagcccaaatttagcccattaaattcaaaatttacgTTTTAAGCCCCTCAACAATGTTGATGTTCAGAAAAATTgttatagaaactgtttggacccttttGACCCTCCAGAATTTATAATTTGTCTGTTTGGCccctaagttttgtatttttgacattttatgtccaaaaatgggttttatgtttaaatatgttcatcctaaccatataaactatttttcttgacttgattagtgtaaaatagtttaagttatgtttatttccttcctcatgttttagatctcggtttttacacactttttggataacatattcatcacaaacacaagatatcacacacatacatgcatcaaatcacacatagcatacatttacacatagatctacacatttacttgtattctccccccataaaacgcataaaaaccgaaaagaaggaggtatgaaactcaccttgagttgtggatcggttttgaagaagaaaagagaagagtttgTTGTTATTTTCGTccctagcaacctttcttggaaGATCTCAAATTTAAagagcttctaaggtgcaagatcacaagattaaattgatttagaagagattttgatgaaatgaagggaGTTACATCATAAGTTagccattaacttaccttagatgacgAATTACTTTATGAAgatccttagacttcaagccaaattttcgagattttggatgaagaagagtggatgattattgagtgatttagagagagttatgtgaggtgtgtgtgttcattctcttgctctcggccgaaggaAAAAAAAGAGGGAGATAGAAGATTGATGAGATAGTTCATGGATACTTGGGTTATTTGCATAGATAACctccatgtaaaaatgaggtggcaaggcctaagtcaactcttccccatggattgggcttgggccgaggATGGAGAGGGAAGAAAGAATATTTGGGCCTTAAATGTTTAAGCCCaatttcatggttatgttgagtatttttggcccaaataaatataaatatgatttttatgacctattagggctaaattaggttagttatggcccaataaggttcatttaaatattttgtttcattatatgcccaatatggcccagaatattaaaataaatgaaagtgggttcaattagagcccatttaagaggtctaagcccatgatattccaattggaagcttattggtccattgggcccaataaggaagtcctagtccaagatggacttaaacaaggacttctagggtttccaattacttgttgactatttgaagtgcttgtatgaagtgtttgattgaaattttgttgtcatagagtaagcatcatgcatgctttcacgtttatgattcataattgacataagtgttgtagttacaaagcaccaaaaatttctagttgtgacaagtatggaccttgaaaacaccTCAAAGGCACCTCTcatcatgagtgtacggccgcacacccatggtcGTACACACCTTTAAAGTGGCCATACACCTCACTCATGCAATCCTTTGAGGTCCTAACACTTAGTGCAAGTAGTCCCAAGTTCTTAGAATGGTTCTTCATCACATCTAGTGGTGAAATACCAtcatttgactcctttatgtgtCATTACTTGTTTATTAGGATCAAATCGTGTTCAAGGATTCACTTGAACATCCCGCATTCCATATCGATCCTTCATTCAAATCAcctgaggtgagttcatacccctacatgtttccgtatttttaatgttttcagggggggatacaagctaaacataaatgttttcaaaactcatgaaattctcatactttaacccttttgtattGTGTTGAGCATAAGGGTCGTTTTTCACTGAAATTTCATAGTTTTCCGGATTTGCTATTCACTACGTTACTCATGCAAACTATAATcagtatagtttgggatttttctAAACATAATAAGTATAGAAACTTTCACTACTAAACGTATGCACTAAGAACAGGAATAGTTTATAGTTTGCACCACTACTCTATCACGTTTTTCATAATTGTAATTATCTCTACGAACGATATACATTCGGATTTTCACTACGGTAGAACGCTActacactacatgtaaactagattatacgatactgtgaggcgctacttcactactgtacccttaggtgtacagggataaatcctatcatagtataaccaaagtctcctggagggagagcgtgagatttgtgaatagatctattcaggactgacaatcccacacccgaactgctagctacagttgggcaGGCATGCccagggtgacaagtgtcatttaactcgacgcctgaagaacgttggaaaggtctctagtcatatcaagtatggttatacgactcacattatgtataaatcactTTGAGTTTACAATCTGATACTCTTCAAcggttttatttatactaaatagaACTAAAACACACTACGTACACTGGCaaaagccagggttttcaaacaaaaCCAATTATGAAATGGCTTCATATACAAAATACTTATACATCATGATTGGCTTAGGCTAGTCACATGAGGTAGTATTTTCGCATATCACTACAGTTTTCAGTAACGAACATTGATGGTTTTATACGGAATCGATAACACTAGatttttactaaagaaaatatcggattttcttggaaacatacagATATTCATGGTTTACTACAGAACTGATAACACTACattttcattaaagaaaatattggattttcttaaaACTATACAAACATTTCTGCTAGCTCATCAACAAGTTTCATTACAAactactgcttatgaactcaccagctttatgctaatatttttaaactgcttgtattctcagaaaatcagtagacaggtacctacTGGGTTTTTGAGGAGATGGAGCAATAAGAGTTTAATGTttatattctatatatattcTGTATGATGAAATCCAAACAAGTTTCAGACAATTTCCAaattgatgtaaacatttttatttaagtattcaatgtaatggttgcgttgctatgattgctattatacattggttgtgatgctatacataacgtcctccaccccagaatgtttccgccatactggttttggggtgtgacatgtagggagtactatgctttgatatggtcaaatatTGTTCCTTAACTGggcagttataaaagccattttcaagtatggtgtgaactatgcaagaggcttatgtaattaagatgggatttgttccttttatgtgttgagagttagaaaTCTAAGGCGCCTTACCAAAAATTGAACAACTAATGAGTTTGATCGCGATacgtatctcatgttcaacataaTGTTTGTAGCAAATGGATAactaataaacttaccttatacactaATTGTAGCCTTGGGCTGCTGGGTAATGGGCattgatagaatggcacaaagtcGAATGTTAATGGGGGCATggaaatgttgctagacgttcaccactatctatatcaatctaatatgaatcttgtgcaagtgggagattgaaagatcttttCTTTTTCATTCTCGCATAATAGCactgtccacacgtccgcacaatagatgttaatccacatttgaacttagcgctctctctctctctctctctctctctctctctatatatatatatatatatatatatatatatatatatatatatatatatatatatatatatatatatatatatatatataccctttgCATTTCATCATCCAAGATTCATTTGATTCTTCACCAACTTCATTTTACCCACAAATTCCAAAGATATCCCTATTCAATTCTCTACTCCAACAGCACCTGTCACAAGTCCTATTGATAACCAAACTGAGGTCAAAATGTACCTTTAAGACGGGCGTCTCGTACCATTCAACAACCTTCTCATTTAGGAGATTATGTATGTAATAATACATTTTCAGAATCTTATTCTCATTCTTGCCATCATACTATCACCAATTATTGTATTCATGATTCTTATGATCAAAACATGGCTACTGTTCCTACCTCAATGACATCCTGAGTGGGAACAAACTATGGCTAATGAGTTAAAAGCCTTGGAAGAAAATCAAACACGGGATGTGGTAAAATTACCCAAAGTCAATAAACCAGTATCATGTAGGTGGGTATATAAAGCTAAAGATAGATATGATGGAACTCTTGAAAGGCACTAAACACGTTTTGTGGCAAAGGGCTTTACACAAAAAGAAAGGATAGACTTTCATGAAACTTTTTCTCCTTTTGAAATTCAATACAATACGTTGCATTGTTGATCTTGCAGTTAAAAGGAATTGGCTAATACATCAAATTGATGTTAATAGTGCGTTCTTACATGGGGATTTGCACGAAGAAGTATACATGAAACCTCCTCCTAGATTTGAAATTTCATCACTATCATTAGTATGCAAGCTCAAGAAGTTTTTATACGGTTTAAGACTCAAAGCTCTCTACTGCATTAAGGTCTAAAGGATATTCTCTTTCTCAAAATGATCATTTTGTATTTCTCAAGAAGACTAATGCATCCTTGAGTGTTGTTGTTTACATGGATGACATATTGGTTACAGGAAATGATTTATCAATAGGTTAAAAGCTTTTCTTCATAACCCGTTTCAAATCAAAGACTTGGGATTTCttaatttctttcttggattaGAATTTCACTGTAGATAAGTTGATTATACATCAACAAAAATTCATGAATGAACTATCGAGTCTTCATTCAATAGACTCCACAAGGTCTATAAAAACACCATTACCTTCAAACTCTCGGTTGATGCACCTTAGGTAAAATCCTTTAAATGATCCAGCATCTTACAGACAATTGATTggcaaattaatttttttattacacACGTCCTGATTTGTCTTATGCTATTCAACATTTAAGTCATATCAATCAGAATCCTTGTCAAGAGCATTATTAAACTGCCATTCAATTCATGTATTACAATATCTCAGAAGTACTCCCACAAAATGATTATTTTTCAACAAAAACGAGTCCTTCCAGATTGAAGCCTTTTGTGACTCCGATTGGGCTGCTTGTCCACAGAAGCTGCCTGTAAGTGGCTTTTTTATACTCTTTGGAGGTACCCCAATCTCATGGAAATCAAAAAACGCAGACAACTGTCTCTTTGGTATCCATAGAAGCTGAATACTAGATTACTTGATGAGTTACAAGTTCTTAACATCACTCCAATACCAGATTGAAGCCGTTTTTGACTCTGATTTTCCTTAGTTTAGCCACATAATTCTATTCCTATTCCTATGCAGTGCAATATGCACACATATAGCTAGTTTGATATAAATTACTAAATTAGAGTATCTACAATAGCATGAGCTTATTAGAGAGCTTATTGGGTCAAATAAATTTGACAAAGTCAAAACAAAACTATCCTAAGAGCGTTCTTTtatctcaaaagtttttttttttactttagctTGTAATTTTTTTCCCTCTCCAATTTCTTATATGATGTCGTTTTGGCAGATATTTTTTAACATTATATACCAGGAAAGGAAAAACAAAACATAGCTTCCCCCTCCCCATACCCCCAAGTTTAAtgcaataattaaaaaaaaaaaaaagtaaatttctCTCTCTCAAAATGAAAATGTCTGATTTTACAGCTTGGCCTCgctcccttttttttttttttttttttttttgaacgacaTTGTTTTGAATTTTAAACAAATTTCCTCTTGAGATATTGTGTACCATAAGCCGCAGTGGAAGTCACTGTCGTTGAAGCCACTAACCAACTGCATCAAACCAAAACCAAAATAGATTTAGtgtaaattacagttttggtccttGTGTTTTTGTTATATTACAAAAAAGAATCACAAGTGTTTACGTCAATTAGAAGAAAGGGGAAAAAAAACACGTTAAGATTCAGTAAAATAGGGACGAAAAGAGTATGCAATTTAGTGATTATAGAAAACCAAAAGTAGTTACCTACCTTAAGTATGTGATGTATAATTCAGTTTGAGGAGTTCCAAACTCTGGTTGCAAAAGAGCACCTGTAACTAAGGCTAGTTGGAAGCATGTATTAACCTATAAACCAAAAACAAATCTCATAAGCTACatataacttttttttcttttttttttttttaacttaaggTAGAAATAACGACTTAATACATAAAATCAGGAAAATAATAGGCTTTTTCACATTAACATCATTTATCGAGACAGCATTtaacaaaaaagagaaaaaaaaaatggaatgGAATATTTACCTTACTGATCATTAAAGGCTCAACTTTCTTTGGTCGAATCCCATCAAGGTTAAAAAACTCTACCCAACTCCTTGACTATATACCAAAATATACACATTacaatatatacaaaaaaaaaaaaaaaagattgctAAATTCATTTGAAGAACAAAACATACCTCTGAACCCAAGTTGGTAGCTCTTATATACACTGCACCACCAACTAGAGCAACATCCCTCATCACTACAAGTGCCACCAGTCCTGCTgtaaaattattaaaatattaaaaatgtaTTTGAGTAAAATTACAAGTTTATGTTTATATGGAGAGTAAAAAGGAATCATACAGATACTTACAGTGCAAAAGACCCCTTTCTACCATGGCTAAGGCAACACAACCAATTAAAACCTGTGTGTTAATTATTAACAACTTTCCATGAGATTTTATGTATAATTTAccacaacaaaatatatatattaaaatcaattgttgttttatatgaaagaaagaaaagaagttaCTTTGTCAGCAAGAGGATCAAGGTATGAACCAACCACGGAATTAATCCCCATTTTTCTGGCCACATATCCATCTAACTGCAACAACAAACAACTTTTACCACAAATGCAAAGGATGAAAGGAATGGAATCACTAATTACATTCCATGATATCATGTTTGGTTAGTCTGTAGGAATGGAATGAATTTTTAATATGTATATGTAAATAACTATACAATGTATACTTCTAGGCTTCTAGCTCTACTGTATATATTACTTGATTAAAACTAACAGTTTTTTtatctataaaaaaaaaagtcaaagttgTCATTCCATTCCATCAGATAAAATAAAACAATcaatttcttttccattccttcCTTGATTCCATCATACGAAACACTAGCTTAAAATCTTACCCAGTCTGTTGCCCCAGAGACAACAAGCCCAAGAAATGCAGGAAGATACATATCATGCATGATCATCCTGCATTCAAGTTGTCATTTTGTAAGTATAGCCCATAAATCTTATATAATAACCTTTTATACCCTTC is a window of Lactuca sativa cultivar Salinas chromosome 1, Lsat_Salinas_v11, whole genome shotgun sequence DNA encoding:
- the LOC111899596 gene encoding cardiolipin synthase (CMP-forming), mitochondrial, whose amino-acid sequence is MAILRSLRELARKTSNTNTRTFFISTPNPTSLRSIRSSILLSRSSNIISPSISISKWDYPFHGPLFLSYPPWKLLQFATPLYLQSEVVANPKVRAIDLLRERTFPIKLGLRSVKYDDNLGDGKDSRIVGSSVRDGLVESFVNWPNFISMSRLVSGPVLGWMIMHDMYLPAFLGLVVSGATDWLDGYVARKMGINSVVGSYLDPLADKVLIGCVALAMVERGLLHSGLVALVVMRDVALVGGAVYIRATNLGSESRSWVEFFNLDGIRPKKVEPLMISKVNTCFQLALVTGALLQPEFGTPQTELYITYLSWLVASTTVTSTAAYGTQYLKRKFV